Proteins from one Malania oleifera isolate guangnan ecotype guangnan chromosome 4, ASM2987363v1, whole genome shotgun sequence genomic window:
- the LOC131154598 gene encoding zeta-carotene desaturase, chloroplastic/chromoplastic isoform X1: protein MASSVCFPAVGSWSSFPQDTAGILLSGRHPISQLKPRRFGVRSSLDANVSDMSVNAPKGLFPPEPEHYRGPKLKVAIIGAGLAGMSTAVELLDQGHEVDIYDSKSFIGGKVGSFVDKSGNHIEMGLHVFFGCYNNLFRLMKKVGADKNLLVKDHTHTFVNRGGEIGELDFRFPVGAPLHGIRAFLSTNQLKTYDKARNAVALALSPVVKALVNPDGAMRDIRHLDSISFSDWFLSKGGTRMSIQRMWDPVAYALGFIDCDNISARCMLTIFSLFATKTEASLLRMLKGSPDVYLSGPISKYITDRGGRFHLRWGCRKILYDRNANGDPYVSGIAISKATNKKIVKADAYVAACDIPGIKRLVPPEWRELEFFDNIYKLVGVPVVTVQLRYSGWVTELQDLEQSRQLRQAAGLDNLLYTPDADFSCFADLALTSPEDYYIEGQGSLLQCVLTPGDPYMPLPNDEIIKRVAKQVMDLFPSSQGLEVTWSSVVKIGQSLYREAPGKDPFRPDQKTPVKNFFLAGSYTKQDYIDSMEGATLSGRQASAYICGAGEELVALRKMLALDNLQVPNEAGNITDEMSLV, encoded by the exons ATGGCGTCGTCTGTTTGTTTTCCGGCTGTCGGAAGCTGGAGCAGCTTCCCCCAGGACACAGCCGGAATCTTGCTTTCTGGTCGGCATCCAATTTCTCAGCTGAAGCCTCGGAGATTTGGTGTTCGGTCGTCTTTGGATGCTAATGTTTCTGATATGAGCGTCAATG CTCCGAAGGGGTTGTTTCCGCCAGAACCTGAACATTATAGAGGACCCAAACTAAAAGTTGCGATTATTGGAGCTGGGCTCGCAGGCATGTCAACTGCAGTGGAGCTTTTGGATCAAGGCCATGAG GTGGATATATATGATTCAAAGTCTTTCATTGGTGGGAAAGTGGGTTCATTTGTTGATAAATCTGGAAACCACATCGAAATGGGGCTGCATGTTTTTTTTGGTTGCTACAATAATCTTTTCCGCTTGATGAAAAAG GTGGGTGCAGATAAAAATCTACTTGTGAAGGATCATACACACACTTTTGTAAACAGAGGGGGTGAAATTGGTG AACTTGATTTTCGGTTCCCAGTTGGAGCTCCATTACATGGAATTCGTGCTTTTTTATCTACAAATCAGCTCAAG ACTTATGATAAAGCAAGAAATGCCGTGGCTCTTGCCCTGAGCCCAGTTGTGAAGGCTCTTGTTAATCCAGATGGAGCAATGAGGGACATACGACATTTGGATAGT ATTAGCTTCTCAGATTGGTTCTTGTCCAAAGGTGGCACACGCATGAGTATCCAGAGAATGTGGGATCCTGTTGCTTATGCCCTTGGATTCATTGACTGTGATAATATCAGTGCTCGCTGTATGCTAACTATATTCTCATTGTTCGCCACTAAGACAGAGGCTTCCCTATTGCGCATGCTTAAAGGTTCTCCAGATGTTTACTTGAGTGGCCCCATCAGTAAGTATATCACAGATAGAGGAGGCAG GTTCCATCTCAGGTGGGGATGTAGAAAGATACTTTATGATAGAAATGCTAATGGAGACCCATATGTGTCTGGAATTGCCATCTCGAAG GCTACAAATAAGAAAATTGTAAAAGCTGATGCCTATGTTGCAG CATGTGATATTCCTGGAATTAAAAGATTAGTTCCACCAGAGTGGCGAGAATTGGaattttttgataatatttatAAACTAGTTGGAGTGCCCGTTGTCACAGTGCAACTCAGATACAGTGGCTGGGTCACAGAGTTGCAAGATCTAGAACAGTCAAG GCAATTGAGGCAAGCTGCTGGGTTGGATAATCTTCTTTATACTCCAGATGCAGATTTCTCCTGCTTTGCAGACCTAGCACTCACATCTCCAGAAGATTACTACATCGAAGGGCAGGGTTCTTTGCTACa GTGTGTTCTTACACCAGGCGACCCCTACATGCCCTTGCCAAATGATGAAATCATAAAGAGAGTTGCGAAGCAG GTCATGGATTTATTCCCATCTTCCCAAGGTCTAGAAGTTACTTGGTCGTCTGTTGTGAAAATTGGGCAATCGTTATATCGTGAAGCACCTGGGAAAGATCCATTTAGACCTGATCAAAAGACGCCTGTGAAAAATTTCTTCCTTGCTGGTTCATACACAAAACAG GATTATATAGACAGTATGGAAGGGGCAACTCTGTCAGGCAGGCAAGCTTCAGCCTATATTTGTGGAGCGGGGGAGGAATTGGTGGCATTGCGAAAAATGCTTGCTTTGGATAATCTTCAAGTACCAAATGAAGCTGGTAATATTACTGATGAGATGAGTCTTGTTTAG
- the LOC131154599 gene encoding DNA damage-repair/toleration protein DRT102, with protein MAQDGKRPLKIIAGADSFGCAVKDALLAHLRSLNIDVEDLGTASYYSVAADVGRCVSSAAADSASETRGLVACGTGVGVSIFANKFPGVFAATCLTPGDAENTRSINNCNVLAVSGMSTSPESAIEILDTWLKTPFKAPCPASGSKPWPSDIDSFLDNSVSDMSKIGVAPSKEGSVSTCAICCLAKNREFKPVEIMPGGSMKIVRESPTSAIVRFKAGSVEPAHHHTFGHDLVVMKGSKRVWNLSKSEKYDLGAGDYLFTPAGDVHRVKYFEDTEFFITWDGHWDIFLDEDLDAANAAVEKESTNGSA; from the exons ATGGCGCAAGATGGCAAGCGTCCCCTCAAAATCATAGCCGGCGCCGACTCCTTCGGGTGCGCTGTCAAGGACGCCCTCCTCGCCCACCTCCGCTCTCTCAACATCGACGTCGAGGACCTCGGCACCGCCTCCTACTATTCCGTCGCCGCCGATGTAGGCCGCTGCGTCAGCTCCGCCGCCGCCGACTCCGCCTCAGAGACGCGAGGCCTCGTTGCATGCGGCACCGGCGTCGGCGTCTCCATCTTCGCCAACAAGTTCCCCGGCGTCTTCGCCGCCACTTGCCTCACCCCCGGCGACGCCGAGAACACCCGATCCATCAACAACTGCAACGTTCTCGCTGTCTCCGGCATGTCCACTTCGCCGGAATCCGCCATCGAGATCCTCGATACTTGGCTGAAAACTCCCTTCAAGGCGCCGTGCCCTGCGTCGGGGTCGAAGCCGTGGCCATCAGATATCGATTCCTTTCTGGATAATTCGGTTTCTGACATGTCCAAGATCGGAGTCGCACCATCCAAAGAAG GATCTGTGAGCACTTGTGCGATATGCTGCCTGGCGAAAAATCGAGAATTTAAACCAGTTGAGATCATGCCGGGAGGGTCAATGAAGATCGTGAGGGAGAGCCCAACATCAGCAATAGTGAGGTTTAAGGCAGGGAGTGTGGAGCCGGCGCACCACCACACATTTGGGCATGATTTGGTGGTGATGAAGGGGAGCAAAAGGGTGTGGAACTTGAGCAAAAGTGAGAAGTACGATCTGGGTGCCGGAGATTACTTATTTACACCAGCTGGCGACGTTCACAGAGTCAAATATTTTGAGGATACAGAGTTCTTCATTACATGGGATGGACATTGGGATATCTTCTTGGATGAAGACCTTGATGCTGCCAACGCTGCTGTAGAAAAAGAATCAACAAATGGGTCTGCCTAA
- the LOC131154598 gene encoding zeta-carotene desaturase, chloroplastic/chromoplastic isoform X2, with product MASSVCFPAVGSWSSFPQDTAGILLSGRHPISQLKPRRFGVRSSLDANVSDMSVNAPKGLFPPEPEHYRGPKLKVAIIGAGLAGMSTAVELLDQGHEVDIYDSKSFIGGKVGSFVDKSGNHIEMGLHVFFGCYNNLFRLMKKVGADKNLLVKDHTHTFVNRGGEIGELDFRFPVGAPLHGIRAFLSTNQLKISFSDWFLSKGGTRMSIQRMWDPVAYALGFIDCDNISARCMLTIFSLFATKTEASLLRMLKGSPDVYLSGPISKYITDRGGRFHLRWGCRKILYDRNANGDPYVSGIAISKATNKKIVKADAYVAACDIPGIKRLVPPEWRELEFFDNIYKLVGVPVVTVQLRYSGWVTELQDLEQSRQLRQAAGLDNLLYTPDADFSCFADLALTSPEDYYIEGQGSLLQCVLTPGDPYMPLPNDEIIKRVAKQVMDLFPSSQGLEVTWSSVVKIGQSLYREAPGKDPFRPDQKTPVKNFFLAGSYTKQDYIDSMEGATLSGRQASAYICGAGEELVALRKMLALDNLQVPNEAGNITDEMSLV from the exons ATGGCGTCGTCTGTTTGTTTTCCGGCTGTCGGAAGCTGGAGCAGCTTCCCCCAGGACACAGCCGGAATCTTGCTTTCTGGTCGGCATCCAATTTCTCAGCTGAAGCCTCGGAGATTTGGTGTTCGGTCGTCTTTGGATGCTAATGTTTCTGATATGAGCGTCAATG CTCCGAAGGGGTTGTTTCCGCCAGAACCTGAACATTATAGAGGACCCAAACTAAAAGTTGCGATTATTGGAGCTGGGCTCGCAGGCATGTCAACTGCAGTGGAGCTTTTGGATCAAGGCCATGAG GTGGATATATATGATTCAAAGTCTTTCATTGGTGGGAAAGTGGGTTCATTTGTTGATAAATCTGGAAACCACATCGAAATGGGGCTGCATGTTTTTTTTGGTTGCTACAATAATCTTTTCCGCTTGATGAAAAAG GTGGGTGCAGATAAAAATCTACTTGTGAAGGATCATACACACACTTTTGTAAACAGAGGGGGTGAAATTGGTG AACTTGATTTTCGGTTCCCAGTTGGAGCTCCATTACATGGAATTCGTGCTTTTTTATCTACAAATCAGCTCAAG ATTAGCTTCTCAGATTGGTTCTTGTCCAAAGGTGGCACACGCATGAGTATCCAGAGAATGTGGGATCCTGTTGCTTATGCCCTTGGATTCATTGACTGTGATAATATCAGTGCTCGCTGTATGCTAACTATATTCTCATTGTTCGCCACTAAGACAGAGGCTTCCCTATTGCGCATGCTTAAAGGTTCTCCAGATGTTTACTTGAGTGGCCCCATCAGTAAGTATATCACAGATAGAGGAGGCAG GTTCCATCTCAGGTGGGGATGTAGAAAGATACTTTATGATAGAAATGCTAATGGAGACCCATATGTGTCTGGAATTGCCATCTCGAAG GCTACAAATAAGAAAATTGTAAAAGCTGATGCCTATGTTGCAG CATGTGATATTCCTGGAATTAAAAGATTAGTTCCACCAGAGTGGCGAGAATTGGaattttttgataatatttatAAACTAGTTGGAGTGCCCGTTGTCACAGTGCAACTCAGATACAGTGGCTGGGTCACAGAGTTGCAAGATCTAGAACAGTCAAG GCAATTGAGGCAAGCTGCTGGGTTGGATAATCTTCTTTATACTCCAGATGCAGATTTCTCCTGCTTTGCAGACCTAGCACTCACATCTCCAGAAGATTACTACATCGAAGGGCAGGGTTCTTTGCTACa GTGTGTTCTTACACCAGGCGACCCCTACATGCCCTTGCCAAATGATGAAATCATAAAGAGAGTTGCGAAGCAG GTCATGGATTTATTCCCATCTTCCCAAGGTCTAGAAGTTACTTGGTCGTCTGTTGTGAAAATTGGGCAATCGTTATATCGTGAAGCACCTGGGAAAGATCCATTTAGACCTGATCAAAAGACGCCTGTGAAAAATTTCTTCCTTGCTGGTTCATACACAAAACAG GATTATATAGACAGTATGGAAGGGGCAACTCTGTCAGGCAGGCAAGCTTCAGCCTATATTTGTGGAGCGGGGGAGGAATTGGTGGCATTGCGAAAAATGCTTGCTTTGGATAATCTTCAAGTACCAAATGAAGCTGGTAATATTACTGATGAGATGAGTCTTGTTTAG